A window of Macrotis lagotis isolate mMagLag1 chromosome 1, bilby.v1.9.chrom.fasta, whole genome shotgun sequence genomic DNA:
ggtacagtggatggagcaccagccctggagtcaggaggaccttatttgaaatctgacctcagacacttaacaattgcctagctgtgtgaccatgggcaagtcacttaacctcattgacaaataattttttaaaaaaaggaaaagaatggacCAATCGTGGAAGAATGGGAAGTGCCATATTGCATTGCGCTTCTAGGCAGGAAGATTTGAATCTTAGATACTTGTACTCCTAATTGGGATAACCAAAATAGGCTCAATGCATTAAACAAATGGACCCAATGGCTAGTTATTAATTGATGTTGGAAGGGAAATCTCCAGAGGCATGTTATAGGGCTCTGTCcaattcagtatttttgccaatgaTTTGTTGAAGGTCTCTTGATAACTAAGGCTTAGTTATTGAGGGTAACTAAGGGTTAAATAATTGAAGCTAACTTAGGACAAGAGAAGTAAAGTTCAAAAAGACCTTTATAAACTAAAATGATAGATCAAAATTATCAGCATACAATTTAATTGGAATGAAAATGAGATCTAACATGTTGAAAATATTAATTGCACAAGTGAAGATAAAGACTTGATCTCATGTCCCTTTGTGTGAGAAAGAAATGGGGTTTTTCTCTGACCAAATACTGAGTCAAATTAGTCACCTGGCTGCCAGAACCAAACAAAAACTAACACCTAATATGATCATAGACTAACAGAAGTCTGTTCATAACTGGAGAGGTTATTAGTCCTTCTGTTTTGTTGCTCATCATGTGTGATTCATGACCTCATGGACCATTGCATGCCAGATCCTTCTATCCTCTACTATGTCTCAAAGTTTGTCCAAGCTCATGTTCCTTGTTTCCATAACATTatttatccatctcatcctctgccattctcttttccttttgccttcaatttttctgcatcagggtcttttctaatgagtcccattttctcattatgtggtcaaagtatttaagcttcagcttcaataAATAGCCTGAACTTGTTTCTTTAAGTCTTGACTGATTTGATCCTGCTATCTGAGGGTTTCTCAATGTCTTCTCCAGCATCATAATTTGAAAGCATTCCAACTTTCATAACCATATTttactactggaaaaaccataactTTGACTATATGAACCTTTGTTAGCAAGATGATATCTCTACTTTTTAGTCTGCTGTCCAGATTTGCTATAGCTTTCTTTCCAAggagaattttttaatttcatggttgcAGTAGCTAGCTGTAGTGATCTTAGAGTCCAAGAATATAAATCTGACACTGCTGCCATTTCTTCTAACTCTTTTTGCCAGAAAGTGATAGGATTAGCTGCCAagaccttagttttttttttttttttttgatgttaagcttcaagcCAGCATTTACACTCTTTGCTTGTTAGGTCTCATTTGTGTATCATGTTCATTAATgtgttaaaagaaaaatctttgtttGAACTTTCACTTTCAATAACAAAGCAAACTCCGAGAAAATTAAGAATTCATTGTAGCAACCAAAATAAAAGTTGCTGAATGTGGCCAGGCAATGATTTTAAACCAACCTGTTACTTttatagacaatttttttttttgtaataaaagaaagacaatccttaTAAGTGCATGTTTCTAAAAAGGGATGGGCCATTAAATCTCAGATCTCCCCTTCATTGTTACATCATAGGGGAATGAGTTTGGAGATTAAGGGGCATGTGGTTACTTGCTGGCTAGCAGGTAATACAAAGAAGGGGATAGCATCAAAGTACATGTTTCTTCTATCAATCAGATTGGTTAACTTGTACTCTGAAGATAAGTAAGATGTGAAACAATGGGATCACTGGGACTGATgacataaattttaataaataggaGCCACTTTTTAAGAGAAAcattgataaaatgaaatgtGTCAAGGATGATGAGGGGAGCCTTAAAACCATGCCATATGATGAAGggtagaaagaattaaatatgtGGGAGGCCTGAGCCGCAGCATTCTGTGCCTGTGCTCGTGCCCGCCAGGCTGGCAGGCCCTGGTTTTCCAGGTTAGAGCTTCCAGCTCTCCATGGGCCAGCGGCCTGGGCCACGATGACGGACTACAGCGACGAGCAGCGCAACGAGCTGGAGGCACTGGAGTCCATCTACCAGGACTCCTTCACAGTAATATCAGAAAATCCAACCAGTTTCACGATTACAGTGACATCTGAAGCAGGAGAAAATGATGAAACACTGCataaagatttaagaaaatagaTTGTGGAACTTCTTCCTGTTTGATCACTGGTACTGCTGTCCAGACAACCCTTAAATTTACTTATGGAGAAAAGTATCCAGATGAAATGCCTCATTATGAAATATTCTCCCAGGAAAATCTAGAAGATAATGATGTCTCAGATATATTAGAATTATTAGAATTACAAGCAGAAGAAAACCTTGGCATGGTAATGATCTTCACTCTAGTATCAGCTGTTcaagaaaaactaaatgaaattgTAGATCAAATCAAAactagaagagaagaagaaaagaaacagaaagaaaaagaagcagaagaagcagaaAGGCAATGTTTCCATGGCACTCCTGTAACAATTGAGAATTTTTTAAGCTGGAAGGCCAAGTTTGATGCCGAGCtcttagaaattaaaagaaaaagaatgaaggaagaagaacaagcgggaaaaaataaattaagtggaAAACAGCTATTTGAGACAGATCACAATCTTGACACATCTGATATCCAGTTCCTGGAAGAAGCTGGTAACAGTGTGGAAGTAGATGAATCTTTGTTCCAAGAAATGGATGATTTGGAGCTGGACGATGAAGAGGATGATCCTGATTTTAATCCAGTTGATTTAGAGAGTGACTAGACTGACCAATGAACTGGTGGTGTCAGTGCGAGTCTCtgtctttttatctccatttgCAGAAAAGCTGGAATGCCACAGCATCTGTGGCTTTACTGAGTGTGTTGGTTTCCTTTTCgtttttctaaggaaaaaaaataattttaattttcaggagAATATTCTTCTGATAACTTTCATCattgtgcttaataaattgacttgaaaatttcaaaaaaaaagaattaaatatgtGTATAGTCTAGTGTAGAAAAGACATAGGGataacttcaaatatttgaaaggccgTTCTGAACATCTTGTTTTAGACTGTTATCTTTTGGTGA
This region includes:
- the LOC141521111 gene encoding RWD domain-containing protein 1-like — encoded protein: MTDYSDEQRNELEALESIYQDSFTVISENPTSFTITVTSEAGENDETVQTTLKFTYGEKYPDEMPHYEIFSQENLEDNDVSDILELLELQAEENLGMVMIFTLVSAVQEKLNEIVDQIKTRREEEKKQKEKEAEEAERQCFHGTPVTIENFLSWKAKFDAELLEIKRKRMKEEEQAGKNKLSGKQLFETDHNLDTSDIQFLEEAGNSVEVDESLFQEMDDLELDDEEDDPDFNPVDLESD